The Fructilactobacillus ixorae genome has a window encoding:
- the rplL gene encoding 50S ribosomal protein L7/L12: MAFDKDAIISQLKDASISDLNDLVKAIEEEFDVSAAAPVAAAGGAAGGDGAAKSTFDVELTSGGAGKIKVIKELKTITGLGLKESKAMVDDAPSIVKEGLSEDEANDIKEKLEAQGATVTLK; the protein is encoded by the coding sequence ATGGCTTTTGATAAAGATGCAATTATTTCACAATTAAAAGATGCTTCCATTTCTGACTTAAACGATTTGGTAAAAGCAATCGAAGAAGAATTTGATGTTTCCGCTGCTGCTCCAGTTGCCGCTGCCGGTGGTGCTGCTGGTGGTGACGGTGCTGCTAAGTCAACCTTTGATGTTGAATTAACTTCTGGTGGTGCTGGTAAGATTAAAGTTATCAAGGAACTTAAGACCATCACTGGACTTGGTTTGAAAGAATCAAAGGCCATGGTTGATGACGCTCCATCAATCGTTAAAGAAGGTCTTTCAGAAGACGAAGCTAACGATATTAAAGAAAAACTTGAAGCTCAAGGTGCTACGGTTACCCTTAAGTAG
- the mprF gene encoding bifunctional lysylphosphatidylglycerol flippase/synthetase MprF, with the protein MKNFIKRGSAWFNRYATIIKIVFLLVMIAFVIYEGHSILQEINGKQMRASLASQSPTQLLILTALGLLAVTPMLTYDFTMVEFLPGKFKTSYIIKSGWITNTFTNIAGFGGFLGASLRASFYSEHATKKQVLYAISKIALFLLAGLSTYCLVALVLVFGFGIGKQDHGYWPFLLGCGIYFPVVFMITRLNNSEFFADLTIKREIKLIVGSCLEWGSCAALFIIIGMFLHLHIDFASVFPLFIAANVIGVISMLPGGLGTFDVTMIGGLGMLGVSPTLATVWVLLYRVFYYFIPFGIGVLLFAQELLHRLNRFLDDIPANIVQRSSQLVVTFFMYFSGIMMILLATVPNVVLVNPLYLSLAPFTLYFLGQLSNVIVGCLLIGLARGVGSRVKKAFWPTVILLVFAIGNTLWKEDFPIPLALFLCFILLCLWLARKGLYRKRLTYSWGALITDAGLFVGAFVVYCLVGYIVGNHHHRFQMTNAYLLPSQQMWVVGLIGFVIAICILYGLYRFLTYANLAWLEQPFDGQRIKHLINQYGGNEVSHLAFLRDKKIYFYTEQGEDQMVFMYKQKANKLIIMGAPFGNQAKLDAAIDQFMLDADNADLTLVFYEVGESLTMLLHDKGFDFIKAGEEGQVDLLNFTLAGKRHRGERALMHKFERDGYRFEILQPPFSDQLLDQLKAISDEWLNGREEKGFSLGFFDRYYLNQAPIAVFRDHNQKIVAFANIMPTGDYKMTSIDLMRSSNDAPSGVMDGIFINLFQYSKEEGYQWFNLGMAPLANVGNSRFSFINEKIAHLIYEYGDSFYSFQGLRSYKQKYVDKWESKYFVYRKNNSLVFTMLQLLAVVNARPKQS; encoded by the coding sequence GTGAAAAATTTTATTAAACGAGGATCAGCTTGGTTTAACCGGTATGCAACGATCATTAAGATTGTGTTTCTGTTGGTCATGATTGCATTTGTAATCTACGAAGGCCACAGTATTCTGCAAGAAATTAATGGAAAGCAGATGCGGGCGAGTTTAGCCTCCCAATCACCGACCCAACTCTTGATTTTAACCGCGTTAGGCCTGCTAGCTGTGACGCCGATGTTAACGTATGACTTTACCATGGTAGAATTTTTACCGGGGAAGTTTAAAACCAGTTACATCATTAAAAGTGGCTGGATTACCAACACCTTTACGAACATTGCCGGCTTTGGGGGGTTTTTAGGAGCAAGCTTACGGGCGAGTTTTTACAGTGAACACGCCACGAAAAAACAAGTGTTGTATGCCATTTCCAAGATTGCGCTCTTTTTACTGGCAGGGCTGTCAACGTATTGTTTGGTGGCGTTAGTTTTAGTCTTTGGCTTTGGAATCGGAAAGCAGGATCACGGCTACTGGCCGTTCCTACTGGGATGTGGAATTTACTTCCCGGTGGTCTTTATGATTACCCGGCTCAACAATTCGGAATTCTTTGCTGATTTAACGATTAAACGCGAAATTAAGTTAATCGTCGGCTCCTGCCTCGAATGGGGGAGTTGTGCCGCCTTATTCATCATTATCGGGATGTTTCTACACTTGCACATTGACTTTGCGAGTGTGTTTCCGCTGTTCATCGCAGCCAATGTGATTGGGGTCATTTCGATGTTACCCGGCGGGTTAGGAACCTTTGATGTAACTATGATTGGTGGGCTAGGAATGTTGGGAGTTTCACCGACTCTAGCGACCGTCTGGGTCCTACTGTACCGGGTCTTTTACTACTTTATTCCGTTTGGTATCGGGGTGCTTCTTTTTGCCCAGGAACTTCTGCACCGGCTTAATCGCTTTTTGGATGATATTCCGGCCAACATCGTGCAGCGTTCCTCCCAGTTAGTCGTGACCTTCTTCATGTATTTCTCTGGGATCATGATGATCTTGTTGGCCACGGTGCCAAACGTGGTGCTCGTGAATCCGTTGTACCTATCGTTAGCGCCGTTTACGCTCTACTTTTTGGGTCAACTCTCCAACGTGATTGTTGGGTGTCTCCTGATTGGACTCGCCCGTGGCGTGGGTTCGCGGGTGAAAAAGGCCTTCTGGCCAACGGTTATTTTACTGGTGTTTGCAATCGGAAACACCCTGTGGAAGGAAGACTTTCCGATCCCCCTGGCGCTGTTTCTCTGCTTCATTCTGCTGTGTCTCTGGTTGGCACGCAAGGGTTTGTACCGGAAGCGCTTAACCTATTCGTGGGGAGCACTGATTACGGATGCGGGCTTGTTTGTGGGCGCATTTGTTGTGTACTGTCTGGTCGGCTACATCGTCGGCAATCATCATCACCGCTTCCAGATGACCAATGCTTACCTGCTGCCCTCCCAACAAATGTGGGTGGTTGGTCTGATTGGGTTCGTGATTGCAATCTGTATCCTGTATGGCTTGTATCGCTTTTTAACCTACGCAAACCTGGCCTGGTTGGAACAACCCTTTGATGGGCAACGGATTAAGCACTTAATTAACCAGTATGGTGGCAATGAAGTTAGTCACTTAGCCTTTTTACGGGATAAAAAGATTTATTTTTATACGGAACAGGGCGAAGACCAAATGGTGTTTATGTACAAGCAAAAGGCCAATAAATTGATCATCATGGGGGCTCCGTTTGGGAATCAGGCGAAGTTAGATGCGGCGATTGATCAGTTCATGTTAGACGCTGATAATGCTGATTTAACCCTGGTTTTCTATGAAGTTGGCGAATCCCTAACGATGTTGCTACATGATAAAGGGTTTGACTTCATCAAGGCTGGGGAAGAAGGGCAGGTCGACCTGCTGAACTTCACACTGGCCGGGAAACGGCATCGTGGCGAACGGGCGTTGATGCATAAGTTTGAGCGCGATGGCTACCGGTTTGAAATTTTGCAACCGCCGTTTAGTGACCAACTCTTAGATCAATTAAAGGCAATCTCCGATGAGTGGCTGAACGGTCGGGAAGAAAAAGGTTTTTCACTCGGCTTCTTTGATAGGTACTACCTGAACCAGGCGCCCATTGCAGTCTTTCGTGATCATAATCAAAAAATTGTGGCCTTTGCGAACATCATGCCGACCGGAGACTATAAGATGACCTCGATTGATCTGATGCGGTCGAGTAATGACGCTCCGTCCGGGGTGATGGATGGGATTTTCATTAACCTCTTCCAGTATTCCAAGGAGGAAGGCTATCAATGGTTTAACCTTGGAATGGCACCGTTAGCGAACGTTGGTAATTCTCGGTTTAGTTTTATTAATGAAAAAATTGCACATTTAATCTATGAATACGGTGATTCCTTCTACAGTTTTCAAGGCTTGCGCTCTTACAAGCAAAAGTACGTGGATAAGTGGGAATCGAAATACTTTGTTTACCGGAAGAATAATTCCTTGGTCTTTACCATGCTGCAACTCTTAGCAGTCGTAAATGCCCGACCAAAACAAAGTTAA
- a CDS encoding FAD-dependent oxidoreductase → MTITYDLAIVGTGSVGACSYDLTPDENFIIDYLPGTDNIQLVTGLSGHGFKFASVLGQIVADRAAHQPENFDLTSLRLQRFHH, encoded by the coding sequence ATGACGATAACCTATGACTTAGCCATCGTGGGAACGGGATCAGTCGGGGCCTGCAGTTATGATCTGACTCCCGATGAGAACTTCATCATTGACTACCTACCGGGCACCGACAACATCCAACTGGTGACCGGTTTAAGTGGGCATGGCTTTAAATTTGCTAGCGTCCTCGGGCAGATTGTCGCCGACCGCGCGGCTCACCAGCCGGAAAACTTCGACTTAACTTCCTTGCGATTGCAACGCTTTCACCATTAA
- the mmuM gene encoding homocysteine S-methyltransferase encodes MPNPNPITASFHTPLVLDGAMGTELEQYGVKTNDALWSANALLTDPEAIYQVHARYFQAGADIAITDTYQANVAAFARVGISHSQALQLIRRGVQLAQRARADVNPQGFVAGCVGPYGAYLANGAEYTGDYHLSAAEYAAFHTEKVQTLLAAGVDILSVDTMPNFFEIQVLTQLLAQQPNLVPTWISLSIRDPQTLSDGIPLTTVVQWLDAQDVVSGIGVNCTDFAQILPAIQTIRTQSEKPIVVYPNPGDHYDPRTKTWTPVPHALTFAEVVPSWLAAGATIIGGCCRTTPADIAQITTLLKK; translated from the coding sequence ATGCCAAACCCTAATCCAATTACAGCGAGTTTTCACACGCCCCTGGTGCTCGATGGGGCAATGGGCACAGAATTAGAGCAGTATGGGGTTAAGACTAATGATGCCCTGTGGTCAGCCAACGCCTTACTGACGGATCCGGAAGCCATTTATCAGGTGCATGCTCGGTATTTTCAAGCGGGAGCAGATATCGCAATTACTGATACCTATCAAGCCAATGTGGCGGCGTTTGCCCGGGTGGGCATTTCACATTCCCAGGCACTCCAGCTCATCCGGCGGGGAGTGCAGCTCGCCCAACGGGCCCGTGCGGATGTGAATCCCCAGGGGTTTGTGGCCGGCTGTGTCGGTCCCTACGGCGCCTACTTAGCTAATGGTGCCGAATACACGGGGGATTATCACCTGAGTGCGGCCGAGTACGCAGCGTTTCATACGGAAAAAGTGCAAACTTTACTGGCGGCAGGGGTTGACATACTGTCGGTCGATACAATGCCTAATTTCTTTGAAATTCAGGTGCTGACCCAGTTGTTAGCGCAGCAGCCCAACTTGGTTCCGACCTGGATTAGTTTGAGCATCCGAGATCCACAAACGCTAAGCGATGGAATCCCGTTAACCACCGTAGTCCAGTGGTTAGATGCTCAGGACGTGGTGAGTGGAATTGGGGTAAACTGTACGGATTTTGCCCAGATTTTACCGGCCATTCAAACCATCCGTACTCAGTCCGAGAAACCAATCGTGGTTTATCCCAATCCGGGAGATCACTACGACCCCCGTACCAAAACGTGGACCCCGGTTCCGCACGCTTTAACGTTTGCGGAGGTGGTCCCGAGCTGGTTAGCGGCGGGAGCCACCATTATTGGCGGGTGCTGTCGTACCACACCCGCCGATATTGCACAAATTACTACCTTGTTAAAAAAGTAA
- a CDS encoding L-lactate dehydrogenase yields MTRKIVIIGSGHVGATLAHMIVANGFADELVLIDQNEAKVTADAIDLREALPNLPFHTAITVNDYAALGDADIVVSALGKISLNDGAKEDRFSELDFNSQQVKAVAPRIRDSGFNGILVVISNPVDAITQMYQQITGLPRKHVLGTGTMLDSARMKRAVADKLDLDARAVTGYNLGEHGNSQFTAWSTVRALDQPLTELAHTRNLDLTALDHEARHGGYAIFNGKGYTNFGIATAASRLINVIYSDAKAVLPVSNYRDQYDVYLSHPVIVGRDGVIADVPLHLTAEELGKLQKSADFIRTNYEKYQN; encoded by the coding sequence ATGACACGTAAAATTGTAATTATTGGGAGCGGTCACGTGGGGGCGACCCTGGCGCATATGATCGTTGCCAACGGATTCGCTGATGAATTGGTGCTGATTGATCAAAATGAGGCGAAGGTCACGGCTGACGCAATTGACCTGCGCGAAGCGCTACCGAATTTGCCGTTTCACACGGCAATCACGGTTAATGACTACGCCGCGCTCGGCGATGCAGACATCGTGGTTTCGGCATTAGGGAAGATTAGCCTGAACGATGGCGCTAAGGAAGATCGCTTTTCTGAATTAGACTTTAATAGCCAACAGGTTAAGGCCGTGGCACCTCGGATTCGGGATTCCGGGTTCAACGGAATTTTGGTGGTGATTTCCAATCCGGTGGATGCCATCACCCAAATGTACCAACAAATCACGGGCTTACCGCGTAAACACGTGCTGGGGACTGGAACGATGCTTGATTCAGCCCGGATGAAGCGGGCGGTGGCGGACAAACTCGACCTTGATGCGCGGGCAGTCACCGGGTATAACCTGGGTGAACATGGGAACTCGCAATTTACCGCTTGGTCAACGGTACGAGCTTTGGACCAACCGCTGACCGAACTGGCGCATACCCGAAACTTGGATTTGACAGCCCTAGATCATGAAGCCCGGCATGGTGGTTATGCGATTTTCAACGGCAAGGGCTACACGAACTTTGGGATTGCCACGGCAGCGAGTCGACTCATTAACGTAATTTATTCAGATGCTAAGGCGGTGCTCCCGGTTTCTAACTACCGGGACCAGTACGATGTCTATTTGTCTCATCCGGTAATTGTGGGCCGGGACGGAGTGATTGCGGATGTGCCGCTCCACTTGACCGCGGAAGAATTAGGCAAGCTCCAAAAGTCGGCAGACTTCATTAGAACCAACTATGAAAAGTACCAAAATTAA
- the nrdF gene encoding class 1b ribonucleoside-diphosphate reductase subunit beta has translation MDLNKVLTGKWDGNYEAINWNEVSDEIDKATWHKLTEQFWLDTRVPVSNDLKDWRELDDDHKWLVGHVFGGLTLLDTLQSQDGMAALRLNAKTQHEIAVLNNIQFMESVHAKSYSTIFSTLNTPKEISEIFAWSDSEEFLQNKTKRIYTLYHDDESPLKKKISSVFLETFLFYSGFFTPLWYLGHNQLTNVAEIIKLIIRDESVHGTYIGYKFQAEFNQLSTNEQQALKDWMYSFLYDLYENEEKYTHLLYDQVGWTDKVLTFIRYNANKALMNLGQDPMFPDTAEDVNPVVMNGISTSTVNHDFFSEVGNGYRLGNVEAMTDADYKIDSWEHNHNQ, from the coding sequence ATGGATCTTAACAAAGTATTAACCGGAAAATGGGATGGGAACTACGAAGCGATTAACTGGAACGAGGTCTCCGATGAGATTGATAAGGCCACGTGGCACAAACTCACGGAACAATTTTGGCTCGATACGCGGGTGCCAGTTTCTAATGATTTAAAGGACTGGCGCGAACTTGACGATGACCACAAATGGTTAGTGGGACACGTGTTTGGGGGCTTGACCCTGTTAGATACCCTCCAGTCCCAGGACGGGATGGCGGCCTTACGGTTAAACGCCAAAACGCAACACGAAATCGCCGTGTTAAACAACATCCAATTCATGGAATCGGTTCACGCCAAAAGTTACTCCACGATTTTTTCCACGTTGAATACACCAAAGGAAATCAGTGAAATTTTTGCGTGGAGTGATTCCGAAGAATTTCTGCAGAATAAAACCAAGCGCATTTACACCCTCTACCATGACGATGAGAGTCCCCTCAAAAAGAAAATTTCCAGTGTTTTCCTGGAAACCTTCCTCTTTTACTCCGGCTTCTTCACGCCCCTGTGGTACCTTGGCCACAACCAACTCACCAACGTTGCTGAAATCATTAAGTTGATCATTCGGGATGAATCGGTCCACGGAACCTACATTGGTTACAAGTTCCAAGCCGAATTTAACCAACTGAGTACGAATGAGCAGCAAGCCCTCAAGGACTGGATGTACAGCTTTTTATACGATCTCTATGAAAACGAAGAAAAGTACACGCACCTGCTCTATGATCAAGTAGGCTGGACTGATAAGGTCCTAACCTTTATTCGGTACAATGCTAACAAAGCCCTCATGAATCTCGGGCAAGATCCAATGTTCCCTGACACCGCGGAAGACGTCAACCCCGTGGTCATGAACGGCATCTCCACCTCCACCGTGAACCATGACTTCTTCTCAGAAGTCGGAAATGGCTACCGGCTCGGAAACGTGGAGGCAATGACCGACGCGGATTACAAGATTGATTCGTGGGAACACAATCACAATCAATAA
- the nrdE gene encoding class 1b ribonucleoside-diphosphate reductase subunit alpha produces MSLKDHTDASYFRLNNEINIPTKDGKIRLDKDQEALEAFLKENVAPNTVHFESLSDRFDYLINHDYVEAEFLQLYPSAFIEKLYAYLNSQHFHFHSFMAAYKFYAQYALKTNDGNQYLESYIDRTAMNALYLAHGDQDLAMSLADELIHQRFQPATPTFLNAGKKRRGEFVSCFLIQSTDDMNSIGRTINSALQLSKIGGGVGINLNNLRAAGDPIKHIDGAASGVMPVMKLLEDSFSYSNQLGQRQGAGVVYLSVFHPDIIDFLAVKKENADEKIRVNTLSLGVTVPDKFYELAADDADMALFSPYDVEQVYGVPFSYVDITQEYDNLVNNDQIHKQFIKARDLETEIGKLQQESGYPYIINIDTANRDNPIDGKIVMSNLCSEIMQVQTPSIINDEQQYEKLGTDVSCNLGSTNVVNLMQSPDFGKSVESMVRALTFVTDISQINTVPSIRHGNDLSHSIGLGAMGLHSYFALHHMYYGSQESIEFTSIYFMLLNYWSLVASNKLAKERNQTFHNFENSKYADGSYFDQYLEHDWGPTSDRVKELFAETFIPSPADWANLKEAVMQTGLYHQNRLAVAPNGSTSYIGDATASLAPIVSRIEERQEAKIGTIFYPAPYLSNDTLKYYESAYDVDMRKEIDIYAAAQQHVDQSLSMTMFMRSTIPAGMYEWKDGRSDKMSTRDLTILRNYAHYKGIKSIYYVRTFTDNNDTVGANECESCVI; encoded by the coding sequence ATGTCATTAAAAGACCACACGGATGCCAGTTATTTTCGGTTAAATAATGAAATTAACATTCCAACGAAGGACGGTAAAATCCGGCTGGATAAGGACCAAGAAGCACTAGAGGCCTTTTTAAAGGAAAATGTTGCTCCTAATACCGTCCACTTTGAGTCCCTCAGCGACCGGTTTGACTACCTCATTAACCACGATTACGTGGAGGCCGAATTTCTGCAGCTGTATCCAAGCGCGTTTATCGAAAAGCTGTATGCCTACTTAAACAGCCAGCATTTTCACTTCCATTCCTTTATGGCTGCTTACAAGTTTTATGCGCAGTACGCCCTTAAAACTAACGATGGCAATCAATACCTCGAAAGCTACATCGATCGAACGGCCATGAACGCCTTGTACCTCGCCCATGGCGATCAAGATCTGGCCATGAGCCTGGCTGATGAACTAATTCATCAACGCTTCCAACCGGCCACGCCGACCTTTTTAAACGCCGGTAAAAAACGCCGGGGCGAGTTCGTTTCCTGCTTCTTAATTCAGTCAACCGATGATATGAATAGCATTGGGAGGACGATTAATTCTGCCCTCCAACTTTCGAAAATTGGTGGTGGAGTTGGAATTAACCTTAATAACCTGCGGGCTGCGGGCGATCCCATCAAGCACATTGACGGGGCTGCCAGTGGCGTAATGCCGGTCATGAAGTTATTGGAAGATAGCTTTAGCTATTCTAACCAACTAGGGCAACGGCAGGGAGCCGGAGTGGTCTATCTGAGTGTTTTTCACCCCGATATTATTGATTTCTTAGCTGTGAAAAAGGAAAATGCCGACGAAAAAATTCGGGTCAACACCCTCTCGTTAGGGGTGACGGTTCCCGATAAATTCTATGAATTAGCAGCAGATGATGCTGACATGGCGCTCTTTAGTCCCTACGACGTGGAACAGGTCTACGGGGTTCCCTTCTCCTACGTTGACATTACGCAGGAATACGACAACTTAGTTAACAACGACCAGATTCACAAGCAATTCATCAAGGCCCGCGACCTTGAAACGGAGATTGGTAAGTTACAACAGGAATCTGGTTATCCTTACATCATTAACATTGATACGGCCAACCGGGACAATCCCATTGACGGCAAAATTGTGATGAGTAACCTGTGTTCAGAAATCATGCAGGTGCAAACCCCGTCCATCATTAATGATGAACAACAATACGAAAAACTGGGAACGGACGTGTCCTGTAACCTTGGTTCCACGAACGTCGTGAACTTGATGCAATCACCAGACTTTGGAAAATCAGTTGAATCCATGGTCCGGGCCCTCACCTTCGTGACTGACATCAGTCAAATTAACACGGTTCCATCGATTCGCCACGGCAATGACCTGAGTCATTCCATCGGCCTTGGAGCCATGGGGTTGCACTCGTACTTTGCTTTGCACCACATGTACTATGGTTCCCAGGAATCAATTGAATTCACGAGCATTTACTTTATGCTCCTTAACTACTGGAGCCTAGTTGCCTCAAACAAGTTAGCGAAGGAACGGAATCAAACTTTCCATAACTTTGAAAATAGCAAGTACGCCGACGGGAGTTACTTTGATCAGTACCTAGAGCATGACTGGGGTCCCACTTCCGACCGGGTCAAGGAGCTGTTTGCAGAGACCTTCATCCCGAGCCCTGCGGACTGGGCGAACCTTAAAGAAGCGGTCATGCAAACTGGCCTGTACCACCAAAATCGGTTAGCTGTGGCTCCCAACGGCTCCACCTCTTACATCGGTGATGCGACGGCTAGTCTAGCTCCGATTGTGAGTCGGATTGAAGAACGGCAGGAAGCCAAAATTGGGACCATTTTCTACCCCGCTCCCTACCTTTCCAACGACACCCTCAAGTACTACGAATCGGCCTATGACGTTGACATGCGTAAAGAAATTGATATCTATGCTGCTGCCCAACAGCACGTGGATCAAAGCTTGAGTATGACAATGTTCATGCGGTCGACGATTCCGGCCGGAATGTACGAATGGAAGGACGGACGTTCTGACAAAATGTCAACCCGGGACTTAACCATTCTCAGAAACTACGCTCACTACAAGGGCATCAAATCCATTTACTACGTACGGACGTTTACCGATAACAACGATACGGTGGGCGCCAACGAATGTGAAAGCTGCGTCATTTAG
- the nrdH gene encoding glutaredoxin-like protein NrdH — translation MKQITVYTKDNCIQCKMTKRFLTEHNVDFTEQNTSENPDLIPYLKAQGFQAVPVVESEIIDSFGGFRPDQLQKLVDALLTA, via the coding sequence ATGAAACAAATTACCGTCTACACCAAGGATAATTGCATCCAATGCAAAATGACCAAGCGGTTTTTGACCGAACACAACGTGGATTTCACGGAACAGAATACCAGTGAAAATCCCGACCTAATTCCCTACTTAAAAGCCCAGGGCTTTCAAGCGGTTCCAGTGGTTGAATCCGAAATAATTGATTCATTTGGTGGGTTTCGTCCCGATCAACTGCAAAAATTAGTTGACGCTCTTTTAACCGCCTAA
- a CDS encoding class I SAM-dependent methyltransferase: MSDYYYTPNPEVEHAETEWEFTLENTTLRFHSDNGVFSKRTVDYGSRVLIQNVNFQDLPAGAVLDLGCGYGPIGLFLAEAHPDREFALVDVNQRALELATRNADDNGLTNVTVATSDVYAGVARSQYAAIVTNPPVRAGKTVVSAMITEAAAHLVPAGRLSVVLQKKQGAPSAERLMQQTFGNVRVVKRDKGYYVLESTKQS, encoded by the coding sequence ATGAGTGATTATTATTATACACCGAATCCCGAAGTGGAGCATGCTGAAACGGAATGGGAATTTACCCTTGAAAACACCACGCTCCGTTTCCATTCCGATAACGGCGTGTTTTCCAAGCGGACGGTTGATTACGGTTCTCGGGTCCTCATCCAAAACGTTAATTTCCAGGACTTACCAGCAGGAGCTGTTTTAGATCTGGGGTGCGGTTACGGACCAATTGGATTATTTTTAGCCGAGGCACACCCCGACCGGGAGTTTGCGCTGGTGGACGTGAACCAGCGGGCGCTAGAGCTTGCGACGCGCAATGCTGATGACAATGGATTGACTAACGTGACGGTGGCAACTTCCGACGTATACGCCGGGGTAGCTCGTAGTCAGTATGCCGCCATTGTGACCAATCCGCCGGTTCGAGCGGGAAAAACGGTGGTGTCCGCGATGATTACGGAAGCAGCCGCCCACCTCGTGCCCGCCGGCCGGTTAAGCGTGGTGTTGCAAAAAAAGCAGGGGGCGCCCTCAGCGGAACGGCTGATGCAGCAGACCTTTGGCAACGTGCGGGTGGTCAAACGCGACAAGGGTTACTATGTATTAGAAAGTACTAAACAATCATGA
- the tadA gene encoding tRNA adenosine(34) deaminase TadA has translation MKTAAEKYMGRALVEARFAAQIGEIPIGAVIVHDHQVIGTGHNLREHTQLTTQHAELMAIEAACLTLHSWRLTDCTLYVTIEPCLMCAGAILNARIPRVVYGAANPKAGAGESLYQVLTDERQNHQVELQTGCRASEAAQIMQQFFRSKRKQHRKKLR, from the coding sequence ATGAAAACAGCGGCTGAAAAATACATGGGACGGGCGCTAGTCGAAGCCCGCTTTGCCGCCCAGATTGGTGAGATTCCAATCGGTGCGGTCATTGTCCACGATCACCAGGTGATTGGAACGGGGCATAACCTGCGCGAACACACGCAACTAACGACCCAACATGCCGAGCTAATGGCGATTGAAGCAGCCTGTTTAACCCTGCACAGTTGGCGGCTAACGGACTGTACCCTCTACGTGACGATTGAGCCCTGTTTAATGTGTGCAGGAGCCATCCTGAACGCCCGGATTCCCCGGGTGGTGTATGGAGCTGCCAATCCGAAAGCGGGTGCGGGCGAGAGTTTATACCAAGTCCTAACGGATGAACGGCAGAATCATCAGGTGGAGTTACAAACGGGATGTCGAGCCAGCGAAGCGGCCCAGATCATGCAACAATTCTTTCGTTCGAAACGGAAACAGCATCGGAAAAAACTGCGGTAA